The Luteolibacter arcticus genome segment CACCAGGAAGGTCGCCAGCGCTTCACCCGCCTCGCCGCCCTTGCCGTGCTTCACGGTCGCCTCACGCAGTGTTTTCTCCGCGTCGTCGAATTTCTCGAACCGCTCTAACAAACGAGCCCGCGCCACTTGGCCGGCCTCGTCGGCCGGCGTCAGCGAAATCGCCTTGTCCAGGGCGGCCTTCAGGCCCGCATCATCCTTGAGCGCCTTCCTGAGTGCCGCCAGCCGTTCCCACAGCGCGACATCCTCCTTCGCCGTCTCGATCAGGGCGGTCAGCTCTTCCGCCGCTTCCTTGGGACGCTCGGCGCCCTCTAACAGACCAATGAATTCCTCCCGCACCTCACGGTCGCCGGGCATCACCTTCAGCACTTCGCGGAACATCGCGATCGCCTCGTCCTCCTCGCCGGAGGCCAGCATCGCTTTCGCCGCATCCTTCTTCACCGCCACCCGCCGCGGATAGGCTTCGCGCAGGACGCCCAGGAAATCCTTCAGGCCGGCCGAGTCATCTTCGCGGGAGAACAAGGCGCCTGCGCGTGCAAGCACCTCGCGTTCGAGCCACGAACCCTCGGCCGATACGGCGAAGACATCGCGATACTCTTTCAGGGAGTCTTCCTTCTTCCCGGCCTGGGCCAGGATCTCCGCCACCTGCAGGCGCCGCAGCGCTTTCTTGTAAGGATCGTCCGTCTTTTCCGCCAGCTCGCGCGCCGCGGTCACCGCTTCCTCGAGCATCCCTTCGCCGATTTCCAGCTCGACCAAGTCTTCCTTCAGTCCCTCGTCGGCAGGGTTCCCGGCAATGAGTTCCTGCCACGCCTTCACCGCCTCTGCCGGGCGTCCTGCCCGCGCCAGCATCTTGCCGCGCAAGGTCCCGGCTTCGACGCCGAGGGCCTTGTCCTTGGCCGCCACCGCGAGATCCTCCAGCGCGGCGTCGAACCGTAATGCCACACCGAGAGCCTTGCCACGGGCCAGCCGCGTCGCCGCATCGTCGGGTGCCAGCTTCACCGCCTCATCGAGTGCCTTGAGCGCGGCGGCCTCGTCGCCGGAGTGCTCATGATAAACCGCGAGCAAGCGCCAGTCCGCCGCCGCGCCTGCCTTCGCCCGCTCTTCCAGTTCCGGCTTCAGAGCCTCAAGCTCCTTTTCCTCAAGCCAGGCATCGAGCATGCGCCCGAATAGCACCGGGTTCTCCGGCTTCTTGAGCAGCATCGTGTGGTAGCGCTCCGCCTTCTCCGGAATCTCACCGGCGCTCAGGGGGAAGGCGAACGCAGCCAGAATGAGAATAACTTTCCGGTTTATCATGGGCGCAGGTTGAACGGTCGACCGCCTGAGGCAATTCGAATTCTTTATGTCTTTTTGTAGCCGAAAGCGCTTTGGGCGACGGCCCGCAATGCCACCGAACGAAAACGCCACCAACCCCTTCCCACGCCTCCAGAATCCTCGTCTTTACGACGATTTTACCGACCTCCGCCGACACCCGACCTTCCGAGGCTCTTGCGATCCCGTCGCGTCCGCGCTTCACCGGCTACGCTGACCCAGCACAATCCACTACCATGTCTTTACATGGGATACCCGGTGAAGAATCGCCGACCCATTTGTCCCGGATCTTTCATCAACTCTTATCTTTCTCCAGGCGTGTCGCGGGTGCCTCTCGGCAACCCACCGCTCACGACCGCCGGCTCGTCGCCTTCAACTCCAGCAGGGTCGGCTCGTTGCAGTAGGGGCAGCGGAAATGTCCCTTGAATAACACGCCGAATGCCACCGGGAAACGATGGCTGCCCGCCACGCAGCGAGCATTCCGGTGCTTCGAGCAACCCTTCCGGGAAAGCACGGGCATCGCACATAGCGGGCACTTGCCGCCGGAGGCAAAGATCCACTGCAACACCGCCAGCACCGCCGCCGAGGCACCGATCGCCAGGGCAATCTTCGAATACCGGACCTCTCCCGACAACACCGCCGTGATCGACATCGCCACCGCGACCGGAATCAGCAGCCTGCTGAGACAGAGCAGCAGGGCGGCCAATTTCACCTTCACGATCACTTCGGAATGTCTCGGTCGATGCATGTCGAGGTTTGCGGCCCGGTTTATCCGGAGGGCTTCTATCGACTGGGTTCGCTCTTTTCGCAAATCAGAAGATCATGAAAAGTTTTCAAAATGGGGAATTTCCCCATGCCGTTCTCGATTGATGCCCAGGGCAGTTATTACACTTTTCCGAAATACATACGCTCAAGGCCCGATTCCACGGACCGAAATGGTCGTACGGGCGGAACTCACTCGGCCGCCACCGCGTTCACCTGAATCAATGCGACGAAATTCTTCCCGCATGACTCCGGGCTGCCACCCTTCCACTTCTCAAACTTCAGATCCTCCGGGGAACCAGCTGGCATCATCCCGCCCACCGCCATGAAATCCCCGTCATTCACCAAGACCGTCCGCGTCACCTGCCTCACGTCGAAGACCGGCATCTCGATCCGGTTTTCCGAAAGCGTCACCTCACGCGGGAACACGCCCTTGCGCTTGGTTTTGATCGGCGTCCCGTAGTTCACGAAGCCGAGGAACGCACTGCGCTTCAGGTCAAACTCGAGTGCGATCCGCCCGTCCGCCGCCGGTCTCGCCCGGTAGCCCAGCTCGACGCCGAGATCCCTCTTCTCGAACGAGGTTGGCGTCGCCGGTGTCACCGATTGGATCTCGCCGTCCACCACCTTCCCGACCACCGGTGGCCGGTATTCCGTCGGATAGATGAACTCCCGCACCACTTCCACCTCGCGCTTCTCACCGCGCTTTGCGGTCGCGGTCAGCGGGGCATGGTTGACCAGTTCGAAACCGCGCCGCTTGGACAGCGATGCCGCCAGCTTCTCACCGGTCGCCCGCGGATAGACGCCCGCCACGCCCGGCTCAGCTTGGCCTTTCACGAATCCGAAGCCATCCGGTGCGGTGAAAAAATACGCCTTCACCCCCACCGCGCCAGCCGTGCGGCTCACCGGCACACTCATGCGGTCCGCATCCGGCATGCCACACGAAGCCAGTCCGGCAAGGCAGATACCTCCTGCCGCGATCCACTTCAAGTTCCTAACAATAAACGTGCGGGGGCTTTGTGCGGGCATGCCATCACTCCATCTCCACCACTTCCCGGGGTCAAGCCACGAGCCTGGCCCAGTGCCCGCATGGGATGCCGCTCCTCAGAAGCCTTCAGCCAGACGCTTCTCGGAAACCTTCATCTCGACCGTGATGTCGGGAGCGAAGAGTGAGAGACGGAACTCCTCTAACAGCCACCCATATTCCCACAGGCCCGGATCTTCCGGCTTGGCAGTCCACGCGATGAACCACGGCTGCCAGAACTTCCGGACGCGCTCCATCTTCTCGAGATCCTTCACCAGCGGCAGGCTGGTGAGCCGGCCGAGCCGCGAGCGGATGCCGCGCAGATATCGGTCGTGGCTTCTCATCCGGGTGAAGCCGGCGCGCCACGCGAAGCGCGAGCGCAGCAGCCACGCGAGCTCTTCCTCGATGTCGGCGGCGACGGCGGAAAGATTGCGATCCTTCGCGTTCTCGTGAATCCACTGCCGTACCGGACCGATGGCCTCGAAGGTGCCGTCGAGCGACTTGCCGATGAGGTTGGCGGCCTCGAACCACTTGCCCTTCGCGTCCTTCAACTTCGCCGTGAACTCGACCGGCGAAGTAAAGCGTTTGCCACCCAACGCCCCTTCGCCGGCGAGGCCGATGAGGTCATCGAGCGATGTGCCTATCCGCGGCAGCTCGACCTTTGCCATCAGGCCGAGCGGATACTTTTTCTTCAGGTAAGCGACCTGATCCGGCTGTGCGAGCATCAGTAGCCGCACCTGGCCCGCGCGATGCGACTCGGCCGCCTCAGCCTGCCTGGAAAAGGCCCGCACACCGACGCTCGAGCCCTCATCGACCAACGCGGGAAACGCTGGCCCGGCGGTGGTTTCGATGCGCTCCGGCACGTCGCCTTCCGTCCATGCCTTCATCCCGGCACGTTCCCACTCGGCATTGGCCGCGGCTTCGAAGCGGTCTTTGACCACCTTGCCAAGCTTCGCCCGCAGCGCCTTCACATCCTTGCCAAAGGCGAGTTCGTTCTCCTCGTCGTCGCAGACCCAGATCTTGGTCACGAGTTCTTCCGGCAAACGCTCCAGGTCGAAGTTGAGGGGCTCGACGGTGAAGCCGGAGAACTTGGTCAAGTACTGCGCGAGTCGTACTTCGAGCGACGCATCCTTGTCGCGGTAGCGCCATTCATCGGCGAAGCCACGTGCGGCATCCGCGACCGGCTGGCACTCGCGGCGCAGATCCTTCGGCAGCGAGCGGATCAACCACTCCGCGCGCCACTCCAGATCACCCGGCACGCCCCACGATGGCAGCCAGTCGGGAAGATTCGGAAGCTGGTCGATGTGAACACCGAGCGTCACGCCATCATCCCGTTCGCCGGGCGCGGCACGGTAGTAAAGCGCATACTCCTCGCCCTCATGCTCAATCCAATCGGGATGCCCCTCAAGGTCGAGGGACTCGAGATCCTCCAACACCACGTCCTGACGATTGGCGAGGATCTGGTCCTCGTGCTTGCCGCGCCAGTCGTGGAAGGCCTTCGCCGTGCACATGCCCTGCGGCAGGCGGCTCTCATAGAACTCCATCACCGCTTCCTCACTCCACAGGCCGCCGGGGCGACGAAGCTTGTGCTCGATGCCCTCAATCTCCTCCTTCAAGGCAACGAGTCGTTCGGCGGCGCGGGACTTCCCCTTCACGCCGCCTTGCATCAGACCTTCTCTAACAAAAATCTTGCGCGCTCCTTCGGGATCGATGCGGCCGTAGTGGACCCGGCGGCCGGCCACGATGGGCAGCCCACCACAAAGAACCGTCTCCTTCGCATAAACCGCACCATGCTGGTCGTCCCAATGCCCATCGCCATAGCGCTTGGTGCACAGGTGCGGGGCGACCTGCTCGACCCACGCGGGATCGATGCGCGCGATACGCCGCGCCCACAGCCGCGTGGTCTCGACCAGCTCCATCGCCATCACCCAGTCCCAGCGCTTGCCGCCGAACAGACCGGAGCCGGGAAAGACCGCAAAGTGCCCGCCGGAGGCGCTGCGGTAGGCGCGCTCTTCGCGGTCCCACAAACCGAACTGCCGGGGAGCCCCGGCAAGCAACGAGCGATGGAAGACTTCATAAGATGCACCTTTTTCAACGGTCTCCGGTGCCGGCTTCATCTGCCAACGCAGCTCACGCACGACGAGTTCCTTCAGCTCGTCGTGGACGTTCGCCCATTCGGTGACGCGGCGGTAGCTGAGGAAGAAATCGCCGCAGAATTTCCGGAGTTGGTTGCGCTTCCAGCCACGGCCTTCGCGGAATCGCTGCAGGTCGAGCCACAGCCGCAGGATCGCGCGAAAGTCGGAGTCGGCGTCCTTCCAGCGGGCATGCGCGGCATCGGCCTGCTTGAGCTTTTCTGCCGGGCGTTCCTTCGGATCGCTCGATTCCAGCAACGCGACGACCGGCAGGATCTCCGCGAGGCAATGCTCGTGCCGCGCCTCTAACAGCATCCGTGACAACCGTGGATCGACGGGCATGCGCGCCATCGTCCGGCCGGATTCGGTGAGGTTCTTGTCCCTGTCCAGCGCGCCGACTTCCCGCAAAGTACGATAACCCTCGGAGATTGCCTTCGGTGCCGGCGGGTCGAGAAAGGGGAAGTCCTCGATATCCGGCAGCCCGAGCGATTTCATCCGCAGGATCACACCGGCGAGCGAACTGCGGCGGATCTCCGGATCGGTGAAGGGCGCGCGCTCGTAGAGATTCTCCTCCGAGTAAAGCCGGACGCACACGCCCTCGCGCACGCGGCCGCAGCGGCCTTTCCGCTGGCGGGAACTGGCTTGGGAGACTTCCTCGATCTGCAAGCGCTGCACACCGCGCGCCGGACTCCAGCGGCTGACGCGGGCGAGTCCGCTGTCCACCACGCTGACGATGCGCGGGATCGTGAGGGAAGTTTCCGCGACATTCGTGGCGAGGATGATACGGCGCTTCGAACCCGGAGAGAAGATGCGCTGCTGGTCGCCAAGACCAAGGCGGGCGAATAGCGGCAGGATCTCGGTATTGCGGTACCTTCTGCCATCGAGTGCGTCGGCGCATTCGCGGATCTCGCGCTCCCCGGGTAGGAAGACGAGCACGTCACCCATGGGATCGACATCGGTCAGCCAATCGACCGCGCGCGGGACATGGCGGATCAGCTCTTCCTCCTCATCCGGCGGCAGGAAGAATTCCTCCACCCCGAAGGTCCGGCCCTCGGCCTGCAGCACGGGCGCTCCATTGAAGAACGCGGCGAATGAACCGGCATCGAGAGTCGCGGAAGAGATGACCAGCTTGAGATCCTTCCGCCGATCTAGCAGCCGCTTCAGGTAGCCGAGCAGGAAGTCGATGTTGAGCGAGCGCTCGTGCGCTTCGTCGAGAATCAGCGCGTCGTATCGCTTCAGGTCCGGATCACCCTGAGTCTCGGCGAGCAGGATGCCATCCGTCATGAACTTGATCCGGGTCTCCTTCGACGTCTTGTCCTCGAAGCGCACCTGATAGCCCACGAAGCCACCCAGCGGGCCTTTCAGTTCTTCCGCCACGCGTTTCGCGACGCTTGCGGCGGCAATCCGCCGCGGCTGGGTGCAGCCAATGATGCGCCTGCTGCCGGCCAAGGCCTCGGCGACCATTTTCGGAAGCTGCGTCGTCTTTCCCGAGCCGGTCTCGCTGACCACCACGACGACGGGGTGCGCCTGGATCGCGGCCACGATTTCCCGGTGCATGCCGACGACCGGCAGGCTCTCAGGGTAGTTCAGCGGCGGCAGCGCGTCCGTCATCGCGCCGGGGACATAGACGGGACCGCGGCCTGCCACAAGCCCGCTTCCCGGCAGGATGTTTTGACCATGCCCCGGGACGCTCCTATGACTGGCCGGAAACCATGAAGAAAACCTTCATCGCGCTGATCGCACTGGCACTGGTGGCAGCCATCGTCTGGGGATGGGTCCGCTCCCAGCAACTCTCCCCCTATGCGCTCGCTCCCGTGAGCGAGGAGATCCGCCGGCTCGCCTCAAGCGCCAGCGTGCCGGTCATCGACGAGCGGAAGATCAGCGGAGCCTTGCGCGGCTCGAAGGTCAGCGCCTTCGACCGCTGGATTCAGAAGCTTTCGGGCAAGCCGCTCTACAACGATCTGAACGAGTATCGGTTGAAAGACGGCACAGGTGTCGTCCTCGTCAGCGTCTATCATTCGATCGGAAAAGTAGGATTGGTTGAAATCCGTCCAAGCCCCCCGCCCTCGCGCTCAGCCGCATCACTCCAAACCGGGCTGACGGCAGCGTTTCCGAAACTCGACTGCCGCCTCGAGGCTCCTTAGCCGACCAAACGGAACTCAACTTTCCGCGAGAGCAACAATGCGACAAACTCGCGGATGTCCTTTTGTAGCTTCATCGGCGTCGGGGTAGAAAAATGCGCCACGTTCCAGGATCTCCGCGAAAACCTCCAAGGCTAGCTTGGGATCTCGGATCAAGGGTGAGATCCCCTCGGATTCCAAGGTCCGCTTGATGACCACCTTTTCCACCCGAGGAGCATATCATTCCGCCTGCTCTCGTCGAGTGGCAGGACGATCAAAATGCCTCGCCGATGAAGGCAGGTTCAATAGAGCGAGTCACTCACCACTCAGGAAAGGGAGGATGATCGGGACCAGTTCGTCGGCCTTGAGATTCTTGGCGTGCCTCATGGCTAGTTGAGGGTCCGCTCCCGCAGCAAGCAACAGTTTTACGGCAGGGCCATTGCGCTCGTGGATCGCGAACGTCATGGGCGTGCTACCGTCTCCCCACTCCAAGTTTGGGGACGCTCCCTTGTCCAACAGGAAGCGCAATAACCGGCAATTCTTGCGTGTTGCAGCCGTGTGGACATGGGAACTGAACTCCGTCCCATGCGGCCCCGAATTGTAGTCCGAAGCCCCGTCGGGGCTAGCACCGAGCAATAACCAAATCCGCGCCCGAACCATGCTGTCGTCCCGGCAGGCGTCGAACATTTCCTCGTAGAGGATCGACCGCCACTCGGGAGGCCTACGGATCGCCATTACGGTGAAGTAGGCGACAAGGAGGCCCATCGCCGCGCCAAGGAATCTCCAGCCCAGAACCTGAACCCGCCGTGACTTCCGCTGGAACCGGTGATCCAGCCACGATAGCAGCCATAGCACCGCCCAAGCAGAGGAAGCGTAGAACAGAAGATAAAAAAGCCAGAGGATCAGGAACACAGAATATCGCGTGGCTGCATACTCTGCCCTCGAAACAAGGACTCCGGCAATCAGCAGACGCTCCTTCGCGGATAATTCACACGATCTCCTCCGAGCCGGAAGGATGCCAGCGTTCCATCACAAAAGCCTTCTGTCCAAGCTGAGGCCCCCTTCCCCGGCAAGCATGCCTTCCCATCTTCCGGCTAACCCAACCGAACGAAAGGACGACCTGCAGTCCGCGTGAACCGAGGCTTCCGGGAAAGAGGACCCTGTGGCCCAAGACCCACAGCTTGAAAAATCGAAAACACCGCCGCCCACCCGCGGATGCTGGATGGACGGCGGCAGTAGCCCTCAAGGGGCGATCGCGGTGACGGCAATCCGCGCGAACAGTTTTCCACCCGGACCATTGGAGGCCGGGATATTGACCGTCACGTGGTCCGGCGTGGCCTCGGTATCGATCGAGACCGTGACGCCATTGGCATAGGTTCCGCCGGCCGCTTCGATCGGAACATCCGTCCAAGTGATGCCGAGGTCGGTGTTCCATTGGACGAGCAAGGTGGCGGCTCCGAGCGAGGTCTCCTCACGGTCGAACTCAAGCGTGATGCCGCTGGTGGCATCGCCGGTGGCGGCGTAGAGCGCCGAGCTGTCCGATGCCAGCGGATCGCCTCCCAGCACCCACTCCAGGCCATTCGCGATGCCATCGAAATCCGGGTCCGCTTCGAATGCCGGATCCCGTCCATCGATGCCGTCGAGACCGTTGGTGGTCGCCCACGTGACATACGGATTGTCCACCGAGGTCGAAGTGAGCGTCACCTGGGTCGCGCTGTAGTGAATGGTGAAGGTATTGACCCCCGAGTCGACCGGCGAACCTTCCGGCAGGCCGGCGAAGGTCCCGGTCAGTCCGCCCAAGGCATCGACGATCACCACCTGGGTGCCCGACGGGACGACGCCGGCACCGATCTCGCTGAAGGTGAGGTTCGCGCCGGTGATGGTCGTCGCACCGATCGTCTGGAGCTGGTCGGCAGCATCAAGGTCGTTGTCGATCTTCACATGGAACGTCGAACCGCTCGCGAGAACCGCCGAAGGCGCAGCGAAGGTATCGGTGAACAAATCGCCGGGAGCCAGGGTGGCGCCGGACGCGACGGTCAGCGGCGAATTGTCGCTGGTGCGCGCTCCGCCGAGCGTGCCGGCATTGACCTGGGTCGGTCCCCCGTAGGTGTTGAGGCCGGTCAGGGTCAGGGCACCTGTCCCGTTTTTCACCAGACCGCCGGTGCCGTCGATAGCCCCGGAGAGCCGGACCGCATGTGCGGCCGTATCAAAGGTCGTGTCGCCGTTGATATCGGTGAGGGTCATCTCCAACGTCGAGTTCCAGTTATCCGCGGCAATCACGGTGCCGCCGCCGAGGTCGAGCGTATAGAGCTCGGTGGACCCGGTGGCCGTGGTGATGCCTCCGGCACCGATGGTGAGGGTGCCGCTCTCAAGCGTGTAGGTCGCGTCGCCAAAGGCGAGGTTGGCCCCCAGATCAAGCTGGCGCACGAGGACGGAGCCGCCGGTCTGGGTGAAGACGGCGGTGACACCCGCCGCACTTCCCCCGAGGGCGATGCCGAGGCGCTTGTTGCTCATGTCGAGAATGCCTCCCTTCATCTCGTAGGTGGGAGCGGTGCCGGTATTGTTCCCACTGGCACCGATGAAGGCCTCCCCGCGGTTGGACGGATTGTAGGTCACGGTGCCACCGTTCTGGACCACCGACGCCGTGCCACCGTCACGGCCGACGACCCACGCATCGTTGTAGGCGCCGGTGATGTTGATGACGGCACCTGGTTCGATGGTCACCGAGGCATTCGCACCCGCAAGATTGCCAAAGAACAGCACGGCCCCACTGCCGGTGAAGTTCGTGGTTCCGCTGAAGGTGAGGTTTCCACTGCTCGTCGATAGGCCAGTGAAGGTGTTGGTCCCGCTAAAGACACGGTCGCCGAAACCCGAGTCGAGCAGGCTGCCGTTGAAGGCGTTGTTTCCACCCAGGGTGAGGGTACCCGAGCCAGCGCCGAGCACGAGGTTCCCGGAAGCCGTGGATGTCCCGTTCAGGGCGACATCACCGGCGTCGAGGAGGACCGAACTTCCGAACGATGCCGGTGCCGTTAGCGTGAGCGAGGCACTGCCAAGCTTGTGCAGGCCGCCCGAAGAAGCGATCGAGCCCGTCCCACCAAAGGTGTAGTTGTTGGTGGAGTTATCAACGGTGAGCGATGCCGTGGCGACATTGGTCGTCACGTTCACCGCGGGAGCGGCCGATCCATTGTCGTTGAAGGTCACCGGGTCGCCGTCGGCGAAGGCGGTGGCAGCCACGCCGTCGTTCCAATTGTTGGTGGCAAAGTCCCACGCGTTGGTGGTGCCATCACCGACCCAGGTCAGGTTGCGGCGGCTGGTGCCAAAGACCACGTCGGACCAATTTTGACCGAGCCGGATTTCATCGTGCTTTACCGTGCGGCCATTGACGAAAGCGGCGACGGAAAGACCATTGAACGACAGGTCCCCGCCGTTCGTCTTGAGCACCGTGGCCGTCGCCGGCTCGGTGGCAGACAGCGGATTCTGATAGATCCGGATCTCGTCGTCGCCTGCTTTGAAATCGATGCGCACCACGTAGAAGTTCACGCCCGTGCTGCCGGGGCCGATGAATGTAGGGGTGTTGAGAGGAGTCCGCAGGTTGACGACCGCGCCGCCGGTGTCATTGCCGATCCCCGCGATCCGGCCTGGATCCCCGAGGTTGCCCCGGTGAAACTCGAACTCGTAGAAGAAGCTCGTCCCATCCGGCTGCTGCAGGAAGCTCAGATAGAGCGTCTTGCTATCCGCACCGATGTTGCCATTGGTGTCGACGTAGCCGGCGCTGCCAAAGCGGCCTCCAGGAGTCGTATCGAGCAGGCGCCCGTCGCGTTTGTTATTCGGGATGAAGGAGCTGTTGGCCAGCGACTGCGCGTCATAGCCGTTGGGGGCATTGGTGCCGGCCGCCAGGTTGCCGCTCTGGACATTTCCGCCACCTCCGTCGACGGGCGTCCACGCGGCACCCCAACCGAGGCCGCCGGCTTTCCCGTTCATGTTAGACGCTCCGGTATCGTAGTCGAATCCCTCATACGCGAGCAGCCCCGGTGGAGTCGTCAGCACGACCACGGTCCCGTTGCCACTTGGGACCGCCCCTTGCGAATTCGTGGCGACGACGTGGTAGTCGCCCGCATCTCCCGGCTGCACGTTGTTCAAGGTGAGCGTCGAGCTGGTTTGCCCGGAAAGAAGAATCACCCCATGATACCACTGGTAGGTGGGAGGCGGATAAGCATTTGCCACCGCGCTCAAACTGACCGAGCCGCCGGTGAAGACGGTAGTGGATGCCCGCGGCTGGGTAACGAAGACCGCCTGGGCCAGCGTGGGGATGGTGACATCCGTCCAGGTCTGACCGAAGCGGACCTCATCGTGAGCCACGGTGCGCCCGCCGCCGCCGAAGGCCCCGAAGGAAACGCCATTGAACGACATGTCAGCGGCCGCCAGCTTCATCAACGTGGGAGCCGGCTCCGTCGCGGAGGTCGGATTCTGATAGACGTAGACATCGTCGTTGCCCGCCTTGAAGTCGATGCGCACCACGTAGAAATTCACATTGGTGTTTCCCGCTCCGATGAAGGTGTGGGTGCCATTGGGAGCGCGGAGATGTACATTGGCACCGCCCTGGTCATTACCGATGCCACCAATTCGCCCGCCGTCTCCGAGGTTGTCCCGATGGAACTCGAACTCGTAGTACGAGCCAGTCCCATTCGGCCTCTGCATGAAGCTCAGGTAGAGCGTCGTCCCATCGGCTCCGATCCGCCCATTGCCATCGCGGAAACCGCGGGCTCCGAACGGACCGTTGGTGGACGTATTGAGCAAGCGGCCGACCCGCCGGTCATTTGGCAGGAGGCAACTGTTGCCGGTGGAAAGCGCATCGTATCCGGACGGCGAGCTGGCACCTGCGGCCAGACTGGCGGCGACGATGTCGGCACTGCCGTTGTTAACGGTTTGCCAGTTTCCGTTCCAGCCGAAGCCGCCGCTCAGGCCTGTTAGATTACCGGTGCCGGTGGAATAGTCGAATCCCTCGTAGGCCATCTGCGCGGCCTGCGATCCGAGGGGAGCCAACCATCCTGCCAGTATCAGGGCACAATTCCTGAAGATATAGGGGTAGGGTCGTTTCATGGGTTTTATACCTGGGTTCTCGCTTGGGAGAGGTTGAATCGGCTGGGTTGATCCGGAGCGGATCTGCCGTTTTCGCCATTCGAGTAATCCTTGGCTATCCAGTTGCAGGGGATGACAACAACGGCAAAGCCGCGACCTTCGCTCATTCCTGTCTTGTCAGCTTTTGCCAGTGATCATTACCGATTTCAGCCAAGAGGCCGCATTGTCCAACGGCTCGCAGCCGGGCAAACAGCTTGCCCCGATCCGCGTTGTGACCGGGCACGTGAACCGTGACCGTGTTTGCTTGGGTGCTAACGACGACACCATTCGCATAAGTGCCGCCGCTCTGCTGGATCGGCACGTCGATCCATTCGCCGTCGAGTGTCGTAGCCCACTGGACGAACAAGTCGGCATGCGCTGCCGCATCCGCGTTTCGATCAAACGTCAGCGTGAGTCCATCTTCCGCAGTAGCGGACCACGAGGAAGCTTCGTCAAAGGCGAGCGGATCTCCATCAAGGAGCCACTCGAGGCCGTTAGGGATGGCATCGTGATCAGGATCGGCATCGAAGCCCGTGTTGGCTCCACCCGCTCCTGCCAATCCGCTCTCCCTCACCCACGTGACGTAGGGATCTTCGGCGATCACATCGGCCCACGCGGTGCCAATGCGGATCTCGTCATGCATCACGGTGAGACCGTTCACGAAGGCTCCGAACGAGATCCCGTCGAAGGACATGTCCGTCGCGTTTAGGCGGCTCAGCGTCGGCACACCGGGCTCGGTGGCCGAGGTCGGATTGCGGTAGACACGGACGTCGTCGGCACCCGACTTGTAGTCGATCCGCACGACGTAAAAATTCACATTCGCATCTCCCGCCCCGATCACGGTGTGGCTGCTGTTAGGTGCACGAAGGTTGACGTTGTCGCCCGGCTGGTCATTGCCAATGCCTGCGATGCGCCCTGCGTCTCCAGGATCTCCCCGGTGAATCTCGAATTCGTAGAAGTAGCTGGTGCCGTTCGGCTGCTGGAGAAACGAAAGGTAAACGGTACTCCCATCCTTTCCGATGCGACCGTTGGCATCGACCAGGCCGCGAGCCCCGAAGGGTCCGTCGGGACTGGTGTCGAGGAACCGCCCGACACGCCGGTCATTGGGAAGATGGCATTTGTTGCCGGTGGATTCGACATCGAAGCCCGCCGGTGCCCTCGCTCCCGCAGCGAGACTGCCAGCCACCACGTCGGCACTGCCGTTGTTCACCGTCGCCCACGGTGCCGCCCAGCCGTGCCCGCCATCGCGACCACTCAGTGAGGACGAGCCGCTCCCATAGTCAAAG includes the following:
- a CDS encoding type II and III secretion system protein → MPAQSPRTFIVRNLKWIAAGGICLAGLASCGMPDADRMSVPVSRTAGAVGVKAYFFTAPDGFGFVKGQAEPGVAGVYPRATGEKLAASLSKRRGFELVNHAPLTATAKRGEKREVEVVREFIYPTEYRPPVVGKVVDGEIQSVTPATPTSFEKRDLGVELGYRARPAADGRIALEFDLKRSAFLGFVNYGTPIKTKRKGVFPREVTLSENRIEMPVFDVRQVTRTVLVNDGDFMAVGGMMPAGSPEDLKFEKWKGGSPESCGKNFVALIQVNAVAAE
- the hrpA gene encoding ATP-dependent RNA helicase HrpA, encoding MTDALPPLNYPESLPVVGMHREIVAAIQAHPVVVVVSETGSGKTTQLPKMVAEALAGSRRIIGCTQPRRIAAASVAKRVAEELKGPLGGFVGYQVRFEDKTSKETRIKFMTDGILLAETQGDPDLKRYDALILDEAHERSLNIDFLLGYLKRLLDRRKDLKLVISSATLDAGSFAAFFNGAPVLQAEGRTFGVEEFFLPPDEEEELIRHVPRAVDWLTDVDPMGDVLVFLPGEREIRECADALDGRRYRNTEILPLFARLGLGDQQRIFSPGSKRRIILATNVAETSLTIPRIVSVVDSGLARVSRWSPARGVQRLQIEEVSQASSRQRKGRCGRVREGVCVRLYSEENLYERAPFTDPEIRRSSLAGVILRMKSLGLPDIEDFPFLDPPAPKAISEGYRTLREVGALDRDKNLTESGRTMARMPVDPRLSRMLLEARHEHCLAEILPVVALLESSDPKERPAEKLKQADAAHARWKDADSDFRAILRLWLDLQRFREGRGWKRNQLRKFCGDFFLSYRRVTEWANVHDELKELVVRELRWQMKPAPETVEKGASYEVFHRSLLAGAPRQFGLWDREERAYRSASGGHFAVFPGSGLFGGKRWDWVMAMELVETTRLWARRIARIDPAWVEQVAPHLCTKRYGDGHWDDQHGAVYAKETVLCGGLPIVAGRRVHYGRIDPEGARKIFVREGLMQGGVKGKSRAAERLVALKEEIEGIEHKLRRPGGLWSEEAVMEFYESRLPQGMCTAKAFHDWRGKHEDQILANRQDVVLEDLESLDLEGHPDWIEHEGEEYALYYRAAPGERDDGVTLGVHIDQLPNLPDWLPSWGVPGDLEWRAEWLIRSLPKDLRRECQPVADAARGFADEWRYRDKDASLEVRLAQYLTKFSGFTVEPLNFDLERLPEELVTKIWVCDDEENELAFGKDVKALRAKLGKVVKDRFEAAANAEWERAGMKAWTEGDVPERIETTAGPAFPALVDEGSSVGVRAFSRQAEAAESHRAGQVRLLMLAQPDQVAYLKKKYPLGLMAKVELPRIGTSLDDLIGLAGEGALGGKRFTSPVEFTAKLKDAKGKWFEAANLIGKSLDGTFEAIGPVRQWIHENAKDRNLSAVAADIEEELAWLLRSRFAWRAGFTRMRSHDRYLRGIRSRLGRLTSLPLVKDLEKMERVRKFWQPWFIAWTAKPEDPGLWEYGWLLEEFRLSLFAPDITVEMKVSEKRLAEGF
- a CDS encoding ankyrin repeat domain-containing protein, whose amino-acid sequence is MFLILWLFYLLFYASSAWAVLWLLSWLDHRFQRKSRRVQVLGWRFLGAAMGLLVAYFTVMAIRRPPEWRSILYEEMFDACRDDSMVRARIWLLLGASPDGASDYNSGPHGTEFSSHVHTAATRKNCRLLRFLLDKGASPNLEWGDGSTPMTFAIHERNGPAVKLLLAAGADPQLAMRHAKNLKADELVPIILPFLSGE